DNA from Desulfobacterales bacterium:
TGGTGATATAAAAGTATAGACCGCTCATTGGAAAAAAAGTCAAATAACCCTATAAGGTCAGACATCATATAAGGATGATCTTTTATTTTAGCTCGTTCATTTTCTGTTAATTCTGTTTCTTTTAGTAAAGTTTCTTTCAAAAGATTATTAAAGCAATGATGAAGAGATGTAGCTCTTTTGATACTTTCAATAACAGTTCCAGGGAGATTGAGTTTAATTCCTACATGTTCTATGTATCGGAGCATTTTTTTATGCTCAGCAACTCTTTCTATACCCATGTCCCTTACCATAAGCTCAAGAGAAGAAATAGAAGCCTGTTTAGTTTTTTCAAGAACAGCAAGAAGTTTATCTTTAAAGTATTTTAATACCTTACCTTCTTTTTCTTCTGATGATTCCTCATTTGATTTGTCAAGGAAAACTTTAACTCTGTTTCTTCCTTCAGCTTTTGCGCCATAAAGGGCTTTATCAGTATAAGAAAGCATGTCCTTAGGTTCTTTGGGGTTATGAGCCTGTAATGAACAAACTCCTATGCTGATGGTTACGGTTGCTTTTGAATTTTCGTCTTCATAAATTTTTGATTCAAAATGTTTTCTTATCTTGTCGGCAGTTGATTTTGCGCCTTCAAGACTTGTATTGGGAAGAAGTATTAAAAATTCTTCTCCTCCATATCTAAAAGGAGAATCAGATTCCCTAACGAATTTTATAATGGTTTGAGCGAATTCTTTTAAAACAAAGTCTCCAAATATATGTCCAAAAGAATCATTTATGTTTTTGAAAAAATCAAGGTCAATTAAAAGGCAAGAAAGGTCAGTTCCGTATCTTTTAGCTCTTGAAAACTCATGATTTAGGACTTCATTCATGAATCGTCTATTATAAAGACCTGTTAATTCATCTCTTGTTGACATTTCAGCCATTTTTTTCATGGCTACGCCCATTTCTTTTTTTAGACTAAATCTTTCGTAACTGTTAATCACTGAACGAATAATGTTATCTTTGTCAATCATGTTTTTTGAAAGGCAGTCATAGGCTCCAGCTCTTAAAAGGTCGGAAATAATTACTTCATTATGATATTCGGATAGAACAATAACAGGGATATCAATTTCTTTTTTTAGTAATTGTTTTAAAAAATCCATTGAATTCCCATCAGGAAGAGAATAAGTCATTAATATTACGTTTATACCGTAAGTTTCAATCATCTTATAGGAATCAGCAATAGACTTGCATCTTATAAGATGTATTTGGTCTTCATTTTTAAAGAATTCCCGAATCAATTCAAAATTTTTGTCTGATATATCCATCAAAAGAATTTTAATTGAAGATGATACTGGAACACTTCGCAAAGGCTCAGATTCTTGAAGTGTTTGGATTTTATTAATAATATTAGAAATCTTTTTGCCTGAGACATTAATTTTTTCCATGATTTCATGAAATTCTTTAGGATCCTCTTTTTTTATTTCCATCATTTCAATATTTGAAAGAAGCTTCATAAGAGGCTGATTTATTTCATGTACAGTGGCTCCAGCCATTTGAAGAATAACTTTTAAACGCTCTTCTTCAATAATCCTTTGGTGTTGATCTATTAGCTGCTTATTAGCTGCTTTTAGTTCAAAATATGCTTTTTCAATATCATCAGACTTTTGTCTTATTCTTTGTTCAAGAACTGATTTTGTTACAACTAAGTCTGTTTCATAGGTTTTAGCATCGGTAATATCTACGAGAACACATAGAGCCCTTGGTTCGCTTTCAAATTCAGGTTTAATATATGACACAGATATATGAAGCCATCTGTCTTTGTCATTGGCAAATGCTCCTTTAACTTCCATAACGCTTCTTGCTCGAGTTTTAAAAACTTTTTCAATAAGGTATGTAAATTTTGTTCTATACTCGTTCATAAGAAATATGTTAAGTTTTTGCCCAATCAGAACTCCTGCAAAAGTATTTAAATATCT
Protein-coding regions in this window:
- a CDS encoding diguanylate cyclase, with the protein product MEELMPIDETSLLIELDEEKIKNLKNESETLLKDYNENKHTIESNKLEKIIESLSSYKSELELHNERIIRSKKKIEVTRKYLLELFKNSPVGYVTLDQNGIVHEANYFAERYLNTFAGVLIGQKLNIFLMNEYRTKFTYLIEKVFKTRARSVMEVKGAFANDKDRWLHISVSYIKPEFESEPRALCVLVDITDAKTYETDLVVTKSVLEQRIRQKSDDIEKAYFELKAANKQLIDQHQRIIEEERLKVILQMAGATVHEINQPLMKLLSNIEMMEIKKEDPKEFHEIMEKINVSGKKISNIINKIQTLQESEPLRSVPVSSSIKILLMDISDKNFELIREFFKNEDQIHLIRCKSIADSYKMIETYGINVILMTYSLPDGNSMDFLKQLLKKEIDIPVIVLSEYHNEVIISDLLRAGAYDCLSKNMIDKDNIIRSVINSYERFSLKKEMGVAMKKMAEMSTRDELTGLYNRRFMNEVLNHEFSRAKRYGTDLSCLLIDLDFFKNINDSFGHIFGDFVLKEFAQTIIKFVRESDSPFRYGGEEFLILLPNTSLEGAKSTADKIRKHFESKIYEDENSKATVTISIGVCSLQAHNPKEPKDMLSYTDKALYGAKAEGRNRVKVFLDKSNEESSEEKEGKVLKYFKDKLLAVLEKTKQASISSLELMVRDMGIERVAEHKKMLRYIEHVGIKLNLPGTVIESIKRATSLHHCFNNLLKETLLKETELTENERAKIKDHPYMMSDLIGLFDFFSNERSILLYHHEKFDGSGYPEKLKGSEIPFGARIFAIAEALSSMISDRPYRKKLSLPEIISELTKNAGTQFDPMLVNFFIKVAEELNKFE